The Fragaria vesca subsp. vesca linkage group LG2, FraVesHawaii_1.0, whole genome shotgun sequence genome includes a window with the following:
- the LOC101292572 gene encoding DNA polymerase V-like, producing MEVLKHKKRKTPEETKPSKPMEAEAAAKPMEKQKKRKAMDKERRLHAALEAKPKPPPSISEFKTAAAASSSGGAVLPEFHVGVFKDLASADAAVREAAVEALATELMEVQRAYEGLENKELLEGGGVKLEAEKDDGLNDCAPSLRYALRRLIRGVSSSRECARQGFAVGLTMLGSTIRSIKVDSLLKLIVDFLEVTSSMKGQEQRDRLLGRLFAYGALGRSGRLVEEWVSDRNTPHIKEFTSLLIALASKKRYLQEPAVSVILDLIEKLPPEALLIHVLEAPGLHEWFEGAIEIGNPDALLLALKIGEKVSVDSARFGKLLPDPFVPNKLFSAEHLSSLANSLKESTFCQPRIHSVWPVLVNILLPERVLQTEDAVSISNSLKKHKKNRKSSSSDEDIAKNFQCFCEVIIEGSLLPSSHDRKHLAFDVLLLLLPRLPASYIPICLSYKVVQCMTDVLPTTDAWLKKIVQNFIKTLSDWVGDDDVKRVSVIMALQKHSNGRFDCITRTKTVKDLMADFKTESGCMLFIQNLLNMFVDESHASDEPSDQSITTDDNSEIGSIEDKDSVAMGNSDILKAWIVESLPCILKNLKLEPEAKFRVQKEILKFLAVQGLFTASLGTEVTSFELQEKFRWPKVATSSALCRMCIEQLQLLLANSQKGEGPRGLPNRLESNDLGSYFMRFLSTLCNIPSISLFRPLDTEEENTLKKLQAMETSLSKEERNCGHSSEANRLHALRYLLIQLLLQMLLRPKEFLVAVSELIICCKKAFPVVDVVDSGEDNLDGDDAPAVMDVLVDTLLSLLPQSSAPMRTAIEQVFKYFCVDITDDGLLRMLRVIRKNLKPVRHQDADSEDIDDDEDEDFLNIEEDEVIDRAETGETGDSEQTDESEADSEADSEAVDEVEEVAQEIHDASDESDGGMDDDAMFRMDTYLARIFKERRNLAGGDTAHQQLMLFKLRVLSLLEIYLHENPDKPQVLLVYSNLARAFAEPHTAESSEQLGQRIWGILQKKIFKAKDHPKGEDVQLSTLESLLQRNLKLASKPIKRKKSAANLSKKKQSASWNRQKIIASLAQSSTFWILKIIDARNFPESELQRVFDIFQGVLVEYFNSKKSQIKSEFLKEIFRRRPWIGRYLFGFLLEKCGSSKSDFRRVEALDMVSEILKSPGLSDVSGEETLKKIMKSHLEKLCQLIEQLLTNMPEKQSRRAEVRKFCGKIFQMIATLKLSKSFLKNLAPDAHAKCESQLGDQFKNLKKIQLKE from the exons ATGGAGGTCCTGAAACACAAGAAAAGAAAAACCCCTGAGGAAACCAAACCCTCCAAACCAATGGAAGCCGAGGCCGCCGCCAAGCCCATGGAGAAGCAGAAGAAACGAAAAGCTATGGACAAAGAGAGACGCCTCCACGCCGCACTGGAAGCCAAGCCTAAACCACCTCCGTCCATCTCCGAATTTAAAACCGCCGCGGCTGCTTCTTCTAGCGGCGGGGCTGTTCTGCCGGAGTTCCACGTCGGCGTGTTCAAGGACTTGGCTTCTGCTGATGCCGCGGTGAGAGAGGCGGCGGTGGAGGCCTTGGCGACGGAGCTGATGGAAGTGCAGAGGGCTTATGAGGGGCTTGAGAATAAGGAGTTGTTGGAAGGCGGTGGTGTCAAGCTGGAGGCGGAGAAGGATGACGGCTTGAATGACTGTGCGCCGTCGTTGAGATATGCTCTGCGGAGACTCATTCGTGGTGTTTCTTCATCTAGAGAG TGTGCAAGACAAGGATTTGCAGTAGGTTTAACTATGTTAGGAAGTACCATTCGCAGCATCAAGGTGGACTCGCTGCTGAAACTCATAGTTGATTTCTTAGAGGTCACTTCATCAATGAAGGGTCAG GAACAAAGGGATCGTCTTTTGGGTCGATTATTTGCGTATGGTGCTCTTGGACGATCAGGAAGACTAGTTGAGGAGTGGGTTTCTGATAGAAATACTCCGCACATTAAGGAATTCACTAGTCTCCTCATTGCTCTTGCATCAAAGAAGAGATACTTGCAAGAGCCTGCTGTATCAGTTATTTTAGACTTGATTGAAAAG TTGCCCCCAGAAGCCTTGTTGATTCATGTTCTAGAGGCTCCAGGACTTCATGAATGGTTTGAAGGAGCTATTGAAATTGGAAATCCTGATGCTTTGCTGTTGGCTCTGAAAATTGGAGAAAAAGTTTCTGTGGACAGTGCAAGATTTGGGAAACTTCTGCCAGACCCATTTGTTCCTAACAAATTGTTCTCTGCTGAGCACCTGTCTTCTCTTGCTAATAGTTTAAAG GAATCGACCTTCTGTCAGCCACGCATTCACAGTGTTTGGCCTGTTCTAGTGAATATTCTTTTGCCTGAAAGAGTTTTACAGACTGAAGATGCAGTGTCTATTTCAAATTCCTTAAAGAAGCACAAAAAGAATCGCAAATCTAGCTCTTCTGATGAAGATATTGCAAAGAATTTCCAGTGCTTCTGCGAGGTGATTATTGAGGGATCCCTTCTCCCATCATCTCATGATCGCAAACACTTGGCCTTTGATGTTTTGCTTCTTCTCCTACCGAGGTTGCCTGCTTCTTATATACCAATTTGTTTGTCTTACAAAGTTGTTCAGTGCATGACTGATGTACTTCCAACAACTGATGCTTGGCTCAAGAAAATTGTGCAAAACTTTATTAAGACATTATCAGACTGGGTTGGGGATGATGATGTCAAAAGGGTTTCTGTAATAATGGCTCTACAGAAACACAGCAATGGAAGATTTGATTGTATCACGCGAACAAAAACAGTTAAGGATTTGATGGCAGACTTCAAAACAGAATCGGGTTGCATGCTGTTTATTCAGAACTTGTTGAACATGTTTGTGGATGAAAGTCATGCTTCTGATGAACCTTCGGATCAGAGTATAACAACAGATGACAATTCTGAGATAGGCTCTATTGAAGACAAGGACTCTGTTGCAATGGGAAATTCTGATATTTTGAAAGCTTGGATAGTGGAATCCCTCCCCTGTATATTAAAAAATTTAAAGCTAGAACCAGAAGCTAAGTTTAGGGTTCAAAAAGAAATTTTGAAGTTTCTAGCTGTTCAGGGTTTGTTCACTGCATCTCTTGGCACTGAAGTGACATCCTTTGAATTACAAGAGAAATTTAGGTGGCCAAAAGTAGCCACCTCAAGTGCCCTCTGCAGGATGTGTATTGAGCAGCTCCAGTTATTATTGGCAAATTCCCAGAAGGGAGAAGGTCCACGTGGTTTGCCAAATCGACTCGAATCAAATGATCTTGGCTCATACTTTATGCGGTTTCTTAGCACTTTGTGCAACATTCCTTCAATCTCTCTCTTTCGACCTTTGGATACCGAGGAAGAAAATACGTTGAAAAAATTGCAAGCTATGGAGACTTCACTTTCTAAAGAG GAAAGGAATTGCGGGCATAGCAGCGAGGCAAATAGGTTGCATGCGCTAAGATACTTGCTCATCCAGCTGCTTTTGCAAATGCTCCTTCGACCTAAAGAGTTCTTAGTAGCAGTGTCTGAGCTTATTATATGCTGTAAAAAGGCTTTCCCTGTTGTTGATGTCGTTGATTCCGGTGAAGACAACTTAGATGGTGATGATGCACCTGCAGTGATGGATGTTCTTGTGGATACACTGCTCTCATTGCTGCCTCAGTCATCAGCTCCTATGCGAACTGCTATTGAACAG GTTTTTAAATACTTCTGTGTTGACATCACGGATGATGGTCTACTGCGGATGTTGAGGGTCATTAGGAAGAACTTGAAACCTGTCAGACATCAGGATGCTGATAGTGAAGACATTGACGATGACGAAGATGAAGATTTTCTTAACATTGAAGAAGATGAGGTCATTGATAGGGCTGAGACCGGTGAAACAGGTGACAGTGAGCAGACAGACGAGTCTGAGGCCGACTCTGAGGCTGACTCTGAGGCTGTTGATGAGGTTGAGGAAGTTGCCCAGGAAATTCATGACGCTTCTGATGAATCAGATGGAGGGATGGATGATGATGCAATGTTCCGGATGGATACTTATCTTGCACGGATCTTCAAAGAGCGAAGGAATCTGGCTGGGGGTGACACTGCTCATCAGCAACTCATGCTGTTTAAGCTTCGTGTTCTTTCTTTGCTAGAAATTTACCTGCATGAAAATCCAG ATAAGCCACAAGTTTTGTTGGTTTACTCAAATTTGGCTCGTGCGTTTGCTGAACCGCATACTGCAGAGAGTAGTGAACAGCTTGGACAGCGTATATGGGGAATTCTGCAAAAGAAAATATTTAAAGCGAAGGACCATCCCAAGGGTGAAGATGTGCAACTATCTACTCTAGAATCTTTGTTGCAAAGAAATCTGAAGTTGGCTTCAAAACCAATCAAGAGAAAGAAATCTGCTGCCAACCTGTCAAAGAAGAAGCAGTCGGCTTCCTGGAACCGACAGAAAATTATTGCTTCCCTTGCACAGAGTTCTACCTTCTGGATTCTAAAGATCATTGATGCAAGAAATTTTCCAGAGTCTGAGCTGCAGAGAGTTTTTGATATATTCCAGGGTGTTCTGGTAGAGTATTTCAATAGTAAGAAGTCTCAAATCAAATCGGAGTTTCTGAAAGAAATATTTAGAAGAAGGCCTTGGATAGGGCGTTATCTCTTTGGCTTTCTTTTGGAGAAATGTGGAAGTTCAAAGTCAGACTTTCGGCGAGTAGAAGCACTTGATATGGTGAGTGAAATATTGAAGTCCCCAGGCTTATCTGATGTAAGCGGCGAGGAAACTCTGAAGAAAATTATGAAAAGCCATCTTGAAAAACTCTGTCAGTTGATAGAGCAATTGCTTACAAATATGCCAGAGAAACAGTCAAGACGAGCTGAAGTACGGAAGTTTTGTGGGAAGATCTTTCAGATGATAGCAACCCTTAAGCTGAGCAAGTCTTTTCTTAAGAATTTAGCTCCAGATGCTCACGCCAAGTGTGAATCACAACTTGGTGATCAGTTTAAGAACTTGAAGAAGATACAGCTGAAAGAGTAA
- the LOC101296049 gene encoding transcription factor GTE7-like isoform 1, whose product MASAVLANRNEPNWPQQPRGGGGGFMGKVPFSNPNRNPNPKTKFQAPHQHQHHADFNEDSPAVTQTASDDASSINHHRRSNTNTAADFNLIQSQYVSFNIAAFNRKELVELKNRLLSELDQIRVLKNRIEAGDFNPKPAHHNSQPKKPNTTKKIAGSKRPLPIAPGKDSNSNLKRSHSENVNLMKNCGQILSKLMKHKASWIFKKPVDVVSLKLHDYYDIIKHPMDLGTVKTNLSMNVYATPLEFAADVRLTFENAMRYNPRGHEVYNYADQLRSLFEELFQPLIDKLGDGYGGDRGGVSDEEELQASSWNHVEPERPPPPRREDPVPMRIDKKTEPVRPPPAPTPAPVPAPLSSSNPPVIHSPVRTSSQLRGPPQVKPLKQPKPKAKDPNKRDMSMEEKHKLGLGLQSLPQEKMDQVVQIIRKRNGHLKQDGDEIELDIEAVDTETLWELDRLVTNYKKMVSKIKRQALMGNNNSNSNIASNRGSQEELPASEKIDVSATEPKRPKKGEVGDEDVDIGDDMPMSSFPPVEIEKDVGGNASSDNSSSSSGSSSSGSSSSSDSDSGSSSGSDSDDDNAQS is encoded by the exons ATGGCGTCCGCCGTCTTAGCCAATCGGAACGAACCCAATTGGCCACAGCAGCCCAGAGGCGGAGGAGGAGGATTCATGGGAAAAGTCCCTTTCTCAAACCCTAACCGTAACCCTAACCCTAAGACCAAATTCCAAGCTCCTCACCAGCATCAGCATCATGCCGATTTCAATGAGGACTCGCCCGCCGTGACCCAGACGGCGTCCGACGACGCGTCGTCGATCAACCACCACCGGCGATCAAACACAAACACAGCTGCCGATTTCAACCTCATTCAGTCCCAATACGTCAGCTTCAACATCGCAGCCTTCAACAGGAAAGAGCTGGTTGAGCTCAAGAATCGCCTTCTTTCTGAGCTCGACCAGATTCGTGTCCTCAAGAATCGAATCGAGGCCGGCGACTTCAACCCCAAGCCGGCCCACCACAATTCCCAGCCGAAAAAGCCCAATACCACCAAGAAGATCGCTGGGTCGAAGCGGCCCTTGCCAATTGCTCCGGGGAAGGACTCGAATTCCAATTTGAAGCGATCACATTCGGAGAATGTCAATTTGATGAAGAACTGTGGGCAGATTTTGTCCAAGCTGATGAAGCACAAGGCCTCCTGGATCTTCAAAAAGCCTGTCGATGTGGTGTCATTGAAGCTTCATGATTACTATGATATAATCAAGCACCCGATGGATCTGGGCACTGTCAAAACGAATCTATCCATGAATGTGTATGCAACGCCATTGGAATTTGCGGCTGATGTGCGATTGACATTTGAAAATGCCATGCGGTACAATCCCAGAGGCCATGAGGTGTACAACTATGCTGATCAGCTTCGGTCTTTGTTTGAGGAGCTCTTCCAGCCCTTGATTGACAAATTGGGGGATGGGTATGGTGGAGATCGAGGAGGAGTTTCCGACGAGGAGGAATTGCAGGCCAGTTCTTGGAACCATGTTGAGCCTGAGAGGCCTCCTCCGCCCAGGAGGGAAGACCCAGTGCCCATGAGGATTGACAAGAAGACCGAGCCGGTTCGGCCTCCTCCGGCTCCAACCCCAGCTCCAGTGCCTGCCCCACTGAGCTCATCAAATCCGCCAGTAATCCATTCTCCGGTGAGAACAAGTTCTCAATTGAGGGGGCCGCCACAAGTGAAGCCCTTGAAGCAGCCAAAGCCAAAAGCAAAGGACCCAAACAAGAGGGATATGAGTATGGAGGAGAAGCATAAGTTGGGACTTGGGTTGCAGAGCTTGCCTCAAGAGAAGATGGACCAAGTTGTACAGATTATTAGAAAGAGGAATGGGCATTTGAAGCAGGATGGGGATGAGATTGAACTTGATATTGAGGCCGTAGATACAGAGACCCTTTGGGAGCTTGATCGGCTTGTTACAAATTATAAAAAGATGGTTAGCAAGATTAAGCGTCAAGCACTGATGGGCAACAACAACAGCAATAGCAACATTGCTTCGAACAGAGGAAGTCAAGAG GAATTGCCTGCGAGTGAGAAAATTGATGTCTCAGCAACTGAGCCCAAGAGGCCAAAGAAAGGTGAAGTGGGAGATGAAGATGTGGACATTGGTGATGACATGCCAATGAGCAGCTTTCCACCCGTTGAGATTGAGAAAGATGTTGGGGGTAATGCAAGTAGTGATAATAGTTCAAGCAGCTCTGGCAGTTCAAGCAGTGGCTCCTCCTCATCAAGCG ATTCAGATTCTGGCAGTTCTTCAGGGAGTGACTCAGATGATGATAACGCACAGTCGTAG
- the LOC101296820 gene encoding uncharacterized protein LOC101296820 produces MELADELQTNGEGEEMDREPLQELPRREPHLYRNHFGGTVRRKAYIFDGHGDFYNKEWDLTEGRGNEFCWYHVELPKGPQKLSQSAQQLIGVLCPPLKLQDILSLVSNGPFCGHVDGALVFRVNSPGPPASDFTFRIAARITEHSVITVSLGRVPRLGFSPVGESLLSEIPSVESPTNLRGEQKERDGIVIREHVLEFLLTMNHSEEADNPVPKSVSNLVVHIIDTHVDHLQDVVTKLEIELDSVELELDKGGFALKKQMLDDRRFPKMHLNLQRLLQVIAHGEQVFPRVKEKCSTKQWFSGEDVNSLEELTGRLRRLKDNVGFIANRVTAIQAGLDSWQAEQINKKLYYLSFLSIVFLPLSIITGVFGMNVGGVPWTGQNDPTLKNGFRNVMLLCIFMLLLALLCFSFPALYSRIVTWQRRRVLRRSWSLNRKSFISRTHGIGVQERRGYLRL; encoded by the exons ATGGAGCTTGCTGATGAGCTACAAACCAATGGAGAGGGAGAGGAAATGGATAGAGAGCCCTTGCAAGAGCTTCCTCGCAGGGAGCCTCATCTCTACCGGAACCACTTTGGAGGCACGGTGAGGAGGAAAGCCTATATTTTTGATGGGCATGGGGACTTTTACAATAAGGAATGGGATCTTACAGAGGGTAGAGGAAATGAGTTTTGTTGGTATCATGTAGAGCTTCCAAAAGGACCTCAGAAACTTTCTCAATCTGCACAACAACTCATTGGTGTTCTTTGCCCGCCTTTGAAACTCCAGGACATTCTCTCGCTTGTCAGCAATGGACCCTTTTGTGGACATGTCGATGGGGCTCTTGTATTCAGAGTCAACTCCCCAGGCCCTCCTGCCAGTGATTTCACATTCAGAATTGCTGCAAGAATTACTGAACACTCGGTGATTACTGTGTCTTTAGGCCGTGTCCCCAGATTGGGTTTCTCGCCAGTAGGCGAGTCTCTTCTCTCGGAGATTCCTAGTGTGGAGAGTCCCACTAACCTTAGAGGAGAGCAGAAGGAAAGGGATGGGATTGTGATAAGGGAGCATGTTCTTGAGTTCTTACTGACAATGAATCATTCTGAAGAGGCTGATAATCCCGTGCCAAAATCTGTCTCCAATCTTGTGGTTCATATTATTGACACGCATGTTGATCACCTCCAAGATGTTGTTACTAAACTTGAAATAGAATTGGATTCCGTTGAGCTTGAGCTGGATAAAG GTGGTTTTGCTTTGAAGAAACAAATGCTAGATGATAGAAGATTTCCTAAAATGCATCTAAATCTGCAGCGCCTTTTGCAG GTGATTGCTCATGGGGAGCAAGTTTTTCCTCGGGTCAAAGAAAAATGTTCTACCAAACAATGGTTTTCCGGTGAAGATGTTAACTCTCTCGAAGAGCTGACTGGACGGTTGAGGAGGCTAAAGGATAATGTAGGGTTTATAGCTAATCGTGTCACAGCAATACAGGCTGGTTTAGACAGCTGGCAAGCTGAGCAAATAAACAAGAAACTATATTATCTCTCTTTCCTCTCTATTGTATTCCTTCCTCTATCTATCATTACTGGAG TGTTTGGTATGAATGTGGGCGGAGTTCCATGGACAGGACAGAACGACCCAACATTGAAGAATGGTTTCCGTAATGTGATGTTACTTTGCATTTTTATGCTACTTCTAGCTCTGCTATGCTTCAGTTTTCCTGCTCTTTATAGCAGGATAGTTACTTGGCAAAGGAGAAGAGTCCTGAGGAGAAGCTGGTCCCTCAACAGGAAGTCATTTATCAGTAGAACCCATGGAATTGGAGTTCAAGAAAGAAGGGGCTACCTTCGGCTGTGA
- the LOC101296530 gene encoding heat shock 70 kDa protein, mitochondrial-like: MATAALLRSLRRRDLASAPICAYRSFTSTSTAKSSHLGNNWTSLARQFSSKPAGSDIIGIDLGTTNSCVSVMEGKNPKVIENSEGARTTPSVVAFNQKGELLVGTPAKRQAVTNPTNTVFGTKRLIGRRFDDPQTQKEMKMVPYKIVKASNGDAWVEVNGQQYSPSQIGAFVLTKMKETAEAYLGKSISKAVITVPAYFNDAQRQATKDAGRIAGLDVQRIINEPTAAALSYGMNNKEGLIAVFDLGGGTFDVSILEISNGVFEVKATNGDTFLGGEDFDNALLDFLVSEFKRTESIDLSKDRLALQRLREAAEKAKIELSSTSQTEINLPFITADSSGAKHLNITLTRSKFESLVNHLIERTKAPCKNCLKDANTSIKDVDEVLLVGGMTRVPKVQEVVTEIFGKTPSKGVNPDEAVAMGAAIQGGILRGDVKELLLLDVTPLSLGIETLGGIFTRLITKNTTIPTKKSQVFSTAADNQTQVGIKVLQGEREMASDNKLLGEFELIGIPPAPRGMPQIEVTFDIDANGIVTVSAKDKATGKEQNVTITSSGGLTPDEIDRMVKEAELHAQKDQERKALIDIKNSADTSIYSIEKSLNEYRDKIPSEVAKEIEDAISDLRKATTGDSVDEIKAKLDTANKAVSKIGEHMSRGSGGSGGDSSSGGSQGGEQAPEADYEEVKK; encoded by the exons ATGGCCACCGCCGCGTTGCTCCGATCTCTTCGACGCCGTGACCTCGCTTCGGCCCCTATCTGTGCCTACCGATCT TTCACTAGCACTAGCACTGCCAAGTCTTCACATTTGGGTAACAATTGGACAAGCTTAGCAAGGCAGTTCAG CTCCAAACCTGCTGGGAGTGATATTATAGGGATTGACCTGGGTACAACCAACTCATGTGTTTCTGTAATGGAGGGAAAG AACCCCAAGGTTATAGAGAATTCTGAAGGAGCACGGACGACACCATCAGTGGTTGCCTTCAATCAGAAAGGAGAGCTACTTGTTGGTACTCCAGCAAAACGTCAAGCTGTCACAAACCCAACAAACACTGTTTTTGGAACAAAACGTCTGATTGGTAGACGTTTTGATGATCCTCAGACACAAAAAGAAATGAAAATGGTTCCATACAAGATAGTCAAAGCCTCAAATGGAGATGCATGGGTTGAAGTCAACGGTCAGCAGTATTCTCCAAGCCAGATTGGAGCCTTTGTTCTGACAAAGATGAAAGAAACTGCGGAGGCATACCTTGGAAAGAGTATCTCAAAAGCTGTGATTACTGTTCCAGCCTATTTCAATGATGCCCAGAGACAAGCAACAAAGGATGCCGGCAGGATTGCAGGCCTAGATGTTCAGAGAATCATAAATGAACCAACTGCTGCTGCACTTTCGTATGGTATGAACAACAAGGAAGGTTTAATTGCAGTATTTGATCTTGGGGGTGGAACTTTTGATGTGTCCATTCTGGAGATTTCCAATGGTGTTTTTGAG GTGAAAGCAACAAATGGTGATACATTTTTGGGGGGAGAAGATTTTGACAATGCTTTGCTGGACTTTTTGGTGAGCGAGTTTAAGAGGACTGAGAGTATTGATCTCTCAAAAGATAGGCTAGCTTTGCAGAGGCTTAGGGAGGCAGCTGAGAAGGCCAAGATTGAACTCTCGTCAACATCTCAAACTGAGATAAACTTGCCCTTCATCACGGCTGATTCTTCAGGTGCTAAACATCTGAACATCACACTGACCAGATCAAAATTTGAGTCTCTGGTGAATCACTTGATTGAGAGGACAAAGGCCCCGTGCAAGAATTGTTTGAAGGATGCCAACACCTCTATTAAGGATGTTGATGAGGTCCTTCTAGTAGGAGGGATGACTCGTGTTCCCAAAGTTCAAGAGGTGGTTACTGAAATATTTGGTAAAACCCCAAGCAAAGGAGTAAACCCTGATGAGGCAGTTGCTATGGGAGCTGCTATCCAAGGAGGTATCCTTCGCGGTGATGTGAAAGAGTTGCTTCTTCTCGATGTTACTCCTCTGTCTCTTGGTATTGAGACACTGGGTGGCATCTTTACCAGATTGATTACCAAGAACACAACAATTCCAACAAAGAAGAGTCAG GTCTTCTCGACAGCGGCTGATAACCAAACCCAGGTTGGTATCAAGGTACTACAGGGTGAAAGAGAAATGGCTTCTGACAACAAACTCCTTGGAGAGTTTGAGCTTATAGGTATTCCTCCAGCACCAAGGGGCATGCCTCAGATTGAAGTTACTTTTGATATTGATGCCAATGGTATTGTTACTGTTTCTGCCAAGGACAAGGCCACTGGCAAAGAGCAAAATGTTACAATCACTTCATCTGGTGGACTTACGCCAGATGAGATTGACCGCATGGTCAAGGAAGCAGAGCTGCATGCTCAGAAGGATCAGGAGAGGAAAGCTCTCATTGATATCAAGAACAGTGCCGACACAAGCATCTACAGTATTGAGAAGAGCTTGAATGAGTACCGAGATAAAATTCCAAGCGAGGTAGCCAAAGAAATTGAGGATGCAATTTCAGATTTGAGGAAGGCCACCACAGGTGATAGTGTTGATGAAATCAAGGCAAAACTTGATACTGCTAACAAAGCTGTATCAAAGATAGGAGAGCATATGTCTCGTGGCTCTGGTGGTTCTGGCGGCGACTCATCGTCTGGAGGTTCACAGGGTGGTGAGCAAGCTCCTGAGGCAGATTATGAAGAGGTGAAGAAGTGA